A region of Methanocorpusculum labreanum Z DNA encodes the following proteins:
- a CDS encoding DNA-directed RNA polymerase, translated as MYYKLKLNDKVRVPPERMGEDLNTVILDVLQEQFEGSVDKEMGIFIAVTGVNRVGDGEIIYSDGGAYYDVDFEAVVLRLSLQEIIEGVVVETTSFGAFVSLGPIDAMLHMSQISDEYIDYDEKNSRLVCKDSGRTIGVGDTLRARVVALSLNERDPRESKIGLTMRQPGLGTLAWIEEDMNKEKAEKELK; from the coding sequence ATGTATTATAAACTGAAACTCAACGACAAAGTCAGAGTCCCCCCGGAACGCATGGGTGAAGATCTTAACACGGTTATCCTAGACGTCCTGCAGGAACAGTTTGAAGGAAGTGTCGACAAAGAGATGGGTATTTTCATCGCAGTGACCGGCGTAAACCGCGTCGGTGATGGAGAGATCATCTACAGTGACGGAGGGGCATACTATGATGTCGATTTCGAAGCTGTCGTCCTCCGCTTATCCCTTCAGGAGATTATCGAGGGTGTTGTTGTCGAGACGACAAGCTTTGGCGCATTCGTGTCTCTTGGGCCGATCGATGCCATGCTGCACATGAGTCAGATCTCCGACGAGTACATCGATTATGACGAGAAGAACTCGCGTCTGGTCTGCAAAGACAGCGGCAGAACGATCGGTGTCGGCGACACTCTGCGTGCACGTGTCGTTGCTCTTTCCTTAAACGAACGCGATCCCCGCGAATCGAAGATCGGTCTCACCATGCGCCAGCCAGGTCTTGGAACCCTGGCCTGGATCGAAGAGGACATGAACAAAGAGAAAGCCGAGAAGGAGCTCAAGTAA
- a CDS encoding type II toxin-antitoxin system VapC family toxin, with protein sequence MAFDRHGSADRVTVILDTNALMMPAQFNVDLFEGLRDLLGAYDALVPAEVVYELRGLSTGRGKDAAAARFGLTVAARCTVLSEMAEDISVDDKVIRTAEMFNGVVVTNDRELRNRLRQRRIPVVVLRSRCKLELIGK encoded by the coding sequence ATGGCGTTTGATCGGCATGGGTCTGCTGACCGAGTAACGGTCATCTTAGACACAAACGCTTTGATGATGCCGGCCCAGTTCAATGTGGATCTTTTCGAAGGTCTGCGTGACCTTTTGGGCGCCTATGACGCGCTCGTACCTGCCGAGGTGGTGTACGAACTGCGCGGTCTTTCGACGGGACGCGGAAAAGATGCGGCAGCTGCGCGGTTTGGTTTGACCGTCGCGGCACGCTGCACCGTCCTTTCGGAAATGGCAGAAGATATCTCTGTGGACGACAAAGTTATCCGTACTGCAGAGATGTTTAATGGTGTAGTAGTTACCAATGATAGAGAATTAAGAAATCGTCTGAGACAACGCCGTATTCCAGTTGTTGTTCTCAGATCGCGCTGCAAACTAGAATTAATCGGAAAATAA
- a CDS encoding translation initiation factor IF-2 subunit gamma, whose protein sequence is MHDPTIPNVNIGVVGHVDHGKTTLVSQLTGSWTDRHSEELKRGISIRLGYADATFYKCPKCGGEELWTNTETCPTCGEKLEAVRSVSFVDAPGHETLMATMLSGSAIMDGAMLVIAANEPCPQPQTKEHLMALELTGIKNIVIVQNKIDVVPQKKALENYKQIKAFVKGTVAENAPIIPVSAQKRINFGMLLDALNTTIPDVERETDVMPIMLIARSFDVNRPGSSWRDIKGGVIGGSLIRGEFHEGDEIEIRPGRQYMSENKAKWEPITTKITSMNKASHKVPTATPGGLSAIGTKLDPAITKSDTLVGQVAGMAGSLPPVWDKLKFDVTLMERVVGSSAELNIDPLRLKEPLMLSVGTAVTVGIVLAVKKNQAEVMLKRPVCAEVGSRIAISRQVGGRWRLIGMGLLTE, encoded by the coding sequence TTGCATGATCCTACAATACCAAATGTAAATATCGGCGTAGTTGGTCACGTTGACCACGGCAAGACGACATTAGTCAGCCAGCTTACCGGCTCGTGGACAGATCGCCACAGTGAAGAACTGAAGCGCGGGATCTCGATCCGGCTTGGGTATGCCGATGCAACATTTTATAAATGTCCAAAATGCGGGGGGGAGGAACTCTGGACAAATACAGAGACGTGCCCTACCTGCGGTGAAAAACTTGAAGCAGTAAGATCAGTCTCATTTGTGGATGCCCCGGGGCATGAAACCCTCATGGCCACGATGCTTTCAGGCTCCGCCATCATGGACGGCGCGATGCTCGTAATTGCAGCAAACGAGCCGTGTCCGCAACCCCAGACCAAAGAGCATCTTATGGCTCTGGAACTGACCGGCATAAAAAACATCGTCATAGTTCAGAATAAAATCGATGTTGTTCCGCAGAAGAAAGCACTGGAAAATTATAAGCAGATCAAAGCATTCGTAAAAGGCACGGTCGCGGAAAACGCGCCAATCATTCCGGTCTCTGCACAGAAGAGAATTAACTTCGGGATGCTTCTGGATGCGCTGAATACAACGATTCCGGATGTTGAGCGTGAAACAGATGTCATGCCGATCATGCTGATCGCCCGTTCTTTCGATGTGAACCGGCCGGGAAGTTCCTGGCGTGACATCAAAGGCGGGGTTATCGGCGGCTCACTCATTCGCGGCGAGTTCCACGAAGGGGATGAAATAGAGATCCGGCCCGGCAGACAATATATGTCGGAGAACAAAGCCAAGTGGGAACCGATCACAACCAAGATCACCTCGATGAACAAGGCATCCCACAAAGTTCCGACAGCAACACCGGGCGGACTGTCAGCAATCGGCACGAAACTTGATCCGGCGATCACCAAAAGCGATACGCTTGTCGGACAGGTCGCCGGTATGGCAGGATCTCTGCCGCCGGTTTGGGACAAACTCAAGTTCGATGTCACCCTTATGGAAAGGGTCGTCGGTTCATCTGCCGAGTTGAACATCGACCCCCTTCGACTCAAAGAACCGCTGATGCTTTCCGTTGGGACCGCCGTTACCGTAGGTATCGTTCTTGCAGTGAAAAAGAACCAGGCTGAAGTGATGCTGAAACGTCCGGTCTGCGCCGAAGTCGGGTCTCGGATCGCAATCAGCCGTCAGGTTGGAGGCAGATGGCGTTTGATCGGCATGGGTCTGCTGACCGAGTAA
- a CDS encoding DUF2098 domain-containing protein: protein MFKVGETVRYGRTGTVGKIVTFSEEMGETFAELDSTGMYYRIDQLTAIKEEKRREEKTRDSTRDFKEEQEKIRDMQENAWRNTDQSCEGGG, encoded by the coding sequence ATGTTCAAAGTTGGAGAGACCGTACGTTACGGACGAACCGGTACGGTTGGAAAAATCGTGACGTTTTCTGAGGAGATGGGGGAGACCTTCGCCGAACTTGACAGCACAGGTATGTACTACCGCATAGATCAACTCACCGCAATCAAAGAAGAGAAAAGACGTGAGGAAAAAACCCGCGACTCAACGCGCGATTTCAAAGAGGAGCAGGAAAAAATACGTGATATGCAGGAAAATGCCTGGAGAAATACCGACCAAAGTTGTGAAGGCGGCGGATAA
- a CDS encoding oligosaccharyl transferase, archaeosortase A system-associated: MDFKSFWNDKKYRYGIIGLAVLICTLIAFWIRIIPMAGLAGTGDMTAGPDAWYNLRLIEVALANNFGFIFFEPMTLYPTGQEIVWGPLFTYIASFFALLAGAASRVDVITAASWAPAVLGTLMVPVMFFLGKRIGDWKTGIISALFIAVIGGQFLSRSLYGHLDHHIAETFFSCLFCLCYVLALYALSDKKIDFKQAATLKLPVIYGVICGIAYFLGLLTMTTMVVFGLFVAVFTLIQFVLNQYSGKPTEYLLTLNVITFMIVALGLLLYGIRDLSFGFVNYSLGLFLVHLFLVLGTIILYLISRFITKFDKPWYYYLITLALLLAGGLLCLAVVLPDLFSALIGNLAGFFANNTTAATVQEMSSWSFASAVSSYNWGILLAIGGFVCLLWKIWKNQTPGLIFVVIWSLFMFFATCAHIRWEYYFAANVALLAAVFVGWAITFAQKDFALLVGNQPDTNTPVESANKNEIKKSKTKENSAAEKPSSIKLGICAIIMIIAVVFVGLSAAYAVELSSASANGGTPQDWIDACEWLSVNTPETGVDYLTIYDESTFTYPSESYGVLSWWDYGHYITTIGKRIPNSNPFQAGVTGEYGVAAVLTNTDESQITEKLDYLGTKYVMTDYLMANGIFGAMAIWNDTTLQTAPYYYSFLQQGTDGTYSYVSAATPEFYDTLTVRLQNFDGSMTDAGNVYVVITDSTAGYGVPVITSVKAYSNADEAWAAAESYNANAATGKQAYVISAPTDLTNYDLPSVDVPALQHFRLVHETATYVVGGYVTGANEGGTAYVKTFEYVPGAVINGEGIIEVDVITNNGRTFTYRQESVNGQFIVPYSTTGSSYDVKTTSLYRIVGTDQTFTVSEEAVLNGLTIN; this comes from the coding sequence ATGGATTTTAAGAGTTTTTGGAACGATAAAAAATATCGTTATGGCATTATCGGACTCGCTGTCCTGATATGTACTTTAATTGCTTTCTGGATTAGAATAATCCCGATGGCAGGACTTGCCGGCACAGGAGATATGACGGCAGGTCCGGATGCCTGGTATAACCTGCGACTGATAGAAGTAGCACTTGCAAATAACTTTGGCTTCATCTTCTTTGAACCAATGACATTGTATCCGACAGGACAGGAGATTGTCTGGGGTCCACTCTTTACCTACATCGCTTCATTCTTTGCTCTTCTCGCAGGAGCAGCATCAAGGGTAGATGTGATCACTGCAGCTTCATGGGCACCGGCAGTTCTTGGAACACTGATGGTTCCCGTCATGTTCTTCCTTGGAAAAAGGATCGGCGACTGGAAAACCGGCATCATCTCTGCTCTTTTCATCGCAGTGATAGGAGGCCAGTTCCTTTCCCGCTCACTGTATGGACATCTGGATCACCACATCGCAGAAACATTTTTCTCCTGTTTGTTTTGTCTCTGCTATGTTCTCGCATTGTATGCGCTGAGCGATAAAAAAATCGATTTCAAGCAGGCCGCAACGTTAAAGTTGCCGGTCATTTACGGCGTTATTTGCGGTATCGCGTACTTCCTTGGTCTTCTTACCATGACGACCATGGTTGTCTTTGGATTGTTCGTCGCAGTATTTACGTTGATTCAGTTCGTTCTGAATCAATATTCTGGGAAACCAACGGAGTACCTGCTGACATTAAATGTGATAACGTTCATGATTGTCGCTCTGGGACTGCTATTATACGGCATACGTGATCTGAGTTTTGGCTTTGTTAACTATTCCTTAGGTTTGTTCCTGGTACATCTCTTCCTCGTTCTCGGTACGATAATATTGTACCTCATCTCACGTTTCATAACAAAGTTCGATAAACCATGGTATTATTATCTGATTACTCTCGCTCTGCTGTTGGCAGGAGGTTTGCTATGCCTTGCAGTCGTTCTTCCTGATCTCTTCAGTGCACTCATAGGAAATCTTGCCGGATTTTTCGCAAACAATACCACGGCAGCCACTGTACAGGAGATGTCGTCATGGTCTTTTGCCAGCGCTGTTTCATCATACAACTGGGGAATCCTGCTTGCCATCGGCGGCTTTGTATGTCTCCTCTGGAAGATCTGGAAAAACCAGACTCCCGGTCTTATCTTTGTAGTCATATGGTCCCTGTTCATGTTTTTTGCGACTTGTGCTCACATACGCTGGGAGTATTATTTTGCCGCAAATGTCGCATTACTCGCCGCAGTATTCGTAGGTTGGGCAATTACGTTTGCACAAAAAGATTTTGCTTTGCTCGTAGGAAACCAACCGGATACAAATACGCCGGTTGAATCTGCAAATAAGAATGAGATAAAGAAATCCAAAACCAAGGAAAACTCTGCAGCAGAAAAACCAAGTTCAATCAAACTTGGTATCTGTGCCATTATTATGATAATAGCAGTGGTATTTGTTGGATTATCTGCTGCATATGCCGTTGAACTAAGTTCTGCCTCTGCAAACGGAGGTACTCCACAGGACTGGATCGATGCATGTGAATGGCTTTCCGTAAACACTCCCGAGACTGGCGTAGATTATCTGACGATTTATGACGAATCCACATTTACCTATCCATCAGAGTCCTATGGTGTTCTTTCATGGTGGGACTATGGCCACTACATCACCACCATCGGTAAACGGATTCCAAACAGCAATCCGTTCCAGGCTGGGGTTACCGGTGAATACGGTGTTGCAGCCGTGTTAACCAATACCGATGAGTCACAGATTACGGAAAAGCTGGATTATCTTGGTACAAAATACGTGATGACCGATTATCTTATGGCAAACGGCATCTTCGGAGCGATGGCCATCTGGAATGACACCACATTACAAACAGCCCCGTATTACTATTCATTCCTTCAACAGGGCACGGATGGAACTTATTCCTATGTCTCGGCAGCGACACCTGAGTTCTACGACACTTTGACTGTCAGACTCCAAAACTTCGACGGCTCAATGACTGATGCAGGAAATGTTTATGTGGTAATCACCGATTCAACTGCAGGATACGGTGTCCCGGTGATCACATCAGTCAAAGCCTACAGCAATGCAGACGAAGCATGGGCAGCTGCAGAAAGCTACAATGCCAACGCGGCAACTGGAAAGCAGGCATACGTGATCTCGGCTCCCACGGACCTGACCAATTACGATCTCCCAAGTGTTGATGTGCCAGCACTTCAGCACTTCCGCCTGGTGCATGAAACCGCGACCTACGTAGTGGGCGGCTACGTTACTGGAGCAAATGAAGGCGGTACCGCATATGTCAAGACATTTGAATATGTTCCTGGGGCTGTCATCAATGGAGAAGGAATCATAGAAGTCGACGTTATTACAAATAACGGACGCACGTTCACCTACCGTCAGGAAAGCGTGAATGGACAGTTCATTGTACCATATTCAACCACAGGAAGCTCATATGATGTTAAGACTACGAGCCTCTACAGAATTGTTGGAACAGACCAGACGTTTACCGTCTCAGAAGAAGCAGTTTTGAATGGTCTGACCATCAACTAA
- a CDS encoding glycosyltransferase: MDMDTKKTLPAISIVICAYNEERTIARKIQSISSCTYPNELMEVVLVIDCSDDKTEEVARSELANVDFSWKIHINEQRSGKNTSLNTGIGLTESELVIATDADLVWDNRSVEQLVLRILADDRFAAGTGDLQPNPGADRVTSMEKTYRSYFGRMAEWESAHDATPAFNGCLLILRKSIVGGVNETNGADDANLAYEAIRKGYRTFYETRAAIYEELPENLKKQYTQKVRRAKGLIQTTLANLDLLKIDRPFCRVFYPLRLWMYVVTPTMLLIGCLIFSIGLILNVPLLLLLLIAAFLLFSVIRKGNLFTAFVTNQFYLLAGLYSRRKDAVLWKSTSKKVGE, encoded by the coding sequence ATGGATATGGACACAAAAAAGACCCTTCCTGCCATCTCCATTGTGATCTGTGCCTACAACGAAGAAAGAACCATCGCCAGAAAGATCCAAAGTATCTCTTCCTGCACATATCCAAATGAGTTGATGGAAGTTGTCCTTGTTATCGACTGTTCTGATGACAAAACTGAAGAGGTCGCACGAAGTGAACTGGCGAATGTCGACTTTTCCTGGAAAATACATATTAATGAACAGAGATCTGGGAAAAACACCTCACTCAATACGGGGATTGGGCTCACTGAGAGCGAGCTTGTCATCGCAACGGATGCAGATTTGGTCTGGGATAATCGTAGCGTTGAACAACTCGTTTTGAGGATTTTGGCAGATGATCGATTTGCTGCAGGAACAGGCGATCTTCAGCCGAATCCCGGAGCCGACCGTGTCACTTCAATGGAAAAAACTTACAGATCCTACTTCGGCAGAATGGCAGAATGGGAATCGGCTCACGACGCCACGCCGGCATTCAACGGCTGTCTCTTAATCCTGAGAAAAAGTATTGTCGGGGGAGTGAACGAAACAAACGGGGCGGATGATGCAAATCTTGCCTATGAAGCGATACGAAAAGGGTATCGGACATTTTATGAAACACGCGCCGCGATCTATGAGGAACTTCCGGAAAATCTCAAAAAACAGTACACCCAAAAAGTACGGCGGGCCAAAGGTCTTATCCAGACGACGCTTGCCAACCTTGACCTTCTGAAAATTGACCGCCCTTTCTGTAGAGTCTTTTATCCCCTCCGCCTATGGATGTATGTGGTAACGCCGACGATGCTTCTGATTGGCTGCCTTATTTTCTCGATCGGCCTGATTCTCAATGTCCCTCTGCTGCTTCTGTTGTTAATTGCTGCATTTCTCTTGTTCAGCGTTATCAGAAAAGGAAATCTTTTCACTGCTTTTGTGACGAATCAGTTTTATCTTCTGGCCGGTCTGTATTCCAGACGCAAAGATGCTGTTCTCTGGAAAAGCACCTCGAAAAAAGTCGGAGAGTAA
- the glmS gene encoding glutamine--fructose-6-phosphate transaminase (isomerizing), with protein MCGIVGYIGYHEAAPICTNGLLSLEYRGYDSFGIATLAPSLSVYKHLGKISDAKTSASHLTGTIGIGHTRWATHGVPSEINAHPHLDEAGKIAVVHNGIIENYAELKRGLEERGVVFTSQTDTEVIPHLIAEKYSGNLFEAVSGIIPLLEGSYALLILAEGEEKIVAVRKGSPLVLGIGDQEFILGSDALPLLEYTRNAVYFEDGDIAEIGRGEYRIHNTGVPVSREITEIEWSGDEVRKGGFRHFMLKEIYEQPDAFANTLSSVKRCSEIVDSIKKARSITVVACGTSANASLVFSYLMESVCHIPTRVVLGSEFKYFPTPGTDLVIGVSQSGETADTIAALKLAKSLGAQTIAVTNVLGSSITRVASSVLYTRAGPEISVAATKSFISQVAAFMQIVNLLTDHSLEAELAEVRRYIPDVFTIDLSKAVDICKDAATLLYIGRGMFYPAALEGALKMKEISYIHAEGYAAGELKHGPFALLSLETPVIGLCFSSTVYPVMMSNLKEVKARSAPLIVIGKEHDADLEEVADVCIMLPDVSEYGSVILSSIILQLLAYHTAVALERDVDMPRNLAKSVTVE; from the coding sequence ATGTGCGGGATTGTCGGTTATATCGGGTATCATGAGGCAGCTCCCATATGTACGAACGGCCTTCTTTCATTAGAATACCGTGGATATGACTCATTTGGGATCGCTACTCTCGCTCCCAGCCTCTCTGTCTACAAACATCTTGGAAAAATCTCGGATGCCAAAACATCTGCCAGTCATCTGACGGGAACTATTGGTATAGGGCACACGCGCTGGGCCACCCACGGTGTTCCAAGCGAGATAAATGCGCATCCTCACCTCGATGAAGCAGGAAAGATCGCGGTGGTCCATAACGGGATTATTGAAAATTATGCCGAACTGAAACGCGGGCTGGAGGAGCGTGGGGTCGTGTTTACATCCCAGACGGACACAGAAGTCATCCCCCACCTGATTGCCGAAAAGTATTCGGGAAACCTTTTCGAGGCGGTATCAGGCATCATTCCGCTTCTTGAAGGGTCGTATGCTTTGCTGATACTCGCCGAAGGTGAAGAGAAGATCGTTGCCGTCAGAAAAGGCAGTCCTCTGGTTCTTGGAATCGGTGATCAGGAATTCATTCTGGGGTCAGACGCGCTTCCGCTTCTGGAGTATACACGGAATGCGGTGTATTTCGAGGACGGCGATATCGCTGAAATCGGCAGAGGTGAATATAGAATCCATAATACCGGAGTTCCGGTGTCGCGCGAGATCACCGAAATCGAATGGAGCGGCGATGAGGTCAGGAAAGGAGGGTTCCGGCATTTCATGCTCAAAGAGATTTATGAACAGCCGGATGCTTTTGCCAACACCCTCTCATCAGTCAAACGTTGTTCAGAGATAGTTGATTCAATCAAAAAGGCCCGTTCCATAACGGTTGTTGCCTGCGGAACCTCCGCAAATGCATCTCTGGTCTTTTCCTATCTGATGGAGAGCGTCTGTCACATCCCAACCCGCGTGGTTCTTGGATCAGAGTTCAAGTACTTCCCGACTCCAGGCACTGATCTGGTGATCGGGGTTTCACAGTCCGGAGAGACGGCGGATACGATAGCGGCGCTGAAACTTGCAAAAAGTCTCGGGGCACAGACCATCGCAGTAACAAATGTTCTGGGGAGTTCCATCACACGCGTGGCTTCCTCCGTCCTGTATACGAGAGCGGGACCCGAGATAAGTGTCGCGGCAACAAAATCATTCATATCTCAGGTTGCTGCATTTATGCAGATCGTAAATCTCCTCACTGACCATTCCCTTGAGGCGGAGTTAGCTGAAGTTCGCCGATATATTCCGGACGTCTTCACCATTGATCTTTCAAAGGCAGTCGATATATGCAAAGATGCCGCAACTTTGCTGTATATTGGAAGGGGGATGTTCTATCCTGCAGCATTGGAGGGGGCATTAAAGATGAAAGAGATCTCCTATATCCATGCAGAAGGATATGCGGCCGGTGAGTTGAAGCACGGGCCGTTTGCATTGCTTTCTTTGGAAACGCCGGTCATCGGGCTATGCTTTTCAAGTACCGTTTATCCCGTGATGATGTCAAACCTGAAAGAGGTAAAGGCCCGCAGTGCACCCCTTATCGTGATTGGAAAAGAACATGATGCCGATCTTGAAGAGGTGGCCGATGTCTGTATTATGCTTCCCGACGTGTCAGAATACGGTTCGGTTATTCTGTCTTCGATCATATTACAGCTGCTCGCATATCACACCGCAGTCGCTCTTGAAAGAGATGTGGATATGCCGAGAAATCTGGCAAAAAGTGTGACGGTTGAATAA
- a CDS encoding sugar phosphate nucleotidyltransferase: MTDIQAVILAAGEGTRLRPLTKNRPKVMLPVANRPILEHVLNSVVAAGIRDITVVVGYRKEQVMTFLNTYPIPVNVVVQDKQLGTAHALSMAKEYVHTKTLVLAGDNYIDPESLRSILDKDNALLVARHISPSNFGVIFGDDGNLTRIVEKPADVPPGALVSCGVYIFTQEFIQKIREQTIPESLQNRIKEGMQISIVAASDWQDAVSPNDLLSVNKHLLRQVVDSVSGTIDKCVTVQGHAVIGKKNSLGPGTVIHGPVVIGEGGKIGPHVYIGPNTCIGSRVTIEPFTCIENSIIMNDCVIGSHSRIVDTIMGEGCICRDHLSSFSEKSSSVCGDRVTIGPFTAIKDGVIGNNASIEGGKLLEKEIPDNTLVM; the protein is encoded by the coding sequence ATGACGGATATTCAGGCAGTGATCCTTGCTGCTGGTGAAGGGACGAGGCTTCGACCCTTGACGAAAAACCGCCCGAAGGTCATGCTGCCTGTAGCAAACCGCCCGATTCTCGAGCATGTGTTAAATTCGGTCGTTGCCGCAGGTATTCGTGACATCACGGTGGTCGTCGGGTATAGAAAAGAACAGGTAATGACGTTCCTAAACACCTATCCAATTCCTGTGAATGTGGTCGTGCAGGATAAGCAGCTGGGAACGGCGCATGCCCTTTCCATGGCAAAGGAGTATGTACATACAAAGACCCTCGTCCTTGCCGGAGACAACTACATCGATCCCGAGTCGCTGCGGTCCATACTGGACAAGGATAATGCCCTGCTGGTTGCACGCCACATCTCGCCTTCGAACTTCGGCGTAATTTTTGGAGACGACGGGAATCTTACACGTATCGTGGAGAAACCGGCAGATGTTCCGCCCGGGGCTCTCGTAAGCTGCGGTGTGTATATTTTTACGCAGGAGTTCATTCAAAAAATACGTGAACAAACGATTCCCGAATCCCTGCAGAATCGAATAAAGGAGGGGATGCAGATATCCATCGTTGCGGCAAGCGACTGGCAGGACGCGGTCTCTCCAAACGATCTGCTATCAGTAAACAAACATCTGCTCAGACAGGTGGTGGATTCTGTATCCGGTACGATCGATAAATGCGTCACCGTGCAGGGGCATGCCGTTATCGGAAAGAAAAACAGTCTGGGTCCGGGCACAGTGATTCACGGTCCGGTCGTTATAGGAGAGGGAGGTAAAATCGGACCGCACGTATATATCGGGCCGAACACCTGCATCGGATCGCGCGTTACGATCGAGCCGTTCACCTGCATTGAAAACAGTATCATCATGAACGATTGTGTGATCGGTTCTCACTCCCGGATCGTTGATACGATCATGGGAGAGGGGTGTATCTGCAGGGATCATCTCTCGTCATTCTCTGAAAAATCCAGTTCCGTTTGCGGGGATCGCGTAACTATCGGACCATTTACCGCCATCAAGGACGGGGTTATTGGAAACAATGCCAGCATCGAAGGCGGAAAGCTCCTCGAAAAAGAGATTCCCGATAACACTCTGGTGATGTAA
- the glmU gene encoding bifunctional sugar-1-phosphate nucleotidylyltransferase/acetyltransferase gives MQCVILAAGEGSRMRPLTTSRPKVMLPLAGKPMLEHLICNVRDAGITEILVVVGYHEESIRTWFESGSKFGVSIQYVTQRRQMGTADALKTVEPFIHDTFLMLNGDMILERSDLTNIIDLPSPVMATSTTTHPESFGVVTVANNKITSLEEKSLHPKSNIINAGAYLFDAEIFAVLKKLSLSTRGEYELTDALTDYIGDGKLTAYPLSVWMDVGYPWDMLTANEHLLERISSELNGTIEENVIVKGQLILGKGSVVKSGTYIEGPCIIGENTVVGPNAYLRPGTTVGNNCHIGHAVEIKNSIIFDDTKVPHYNYIGDSVIGSGCNFGAGTKIANLRHDHGPVKVGGRSTGRKKFGAVIGDDVLFGINCSVNTGSSIGSGTRVAPHTLVTGMIEDKTVVK, from the coding sequence ATGCAGTGTGTAATTCTTGCAGCAGGTGAAGGTTCGCGTATGCGGCCCCTCACGACGTCCCGCCCGAAGGTTATGCTGCCTTTAGCGGGAAAGCCGATGCTTGAACATCTCATCTGTAATGTGCGTGATGCCGGCATTACGGAGATTCTTGTTGTTGTCGGCTACCATGAAGAATCGATCCGGACATGGTTTGAGAGCGGTTCAAAATTCGGTGTGTCGATACAGTATGTTACCCAGCGCAGACAGATGGGAACGGCGGATGCCCTGAAAACGGTCGAGCCGTTCATCCATGATACATTTCTCATGCTGAACGGGGACATGATCCTTGAAAGATCCGATTTGACAAATATTATTGATCTTCCAAGTCCGGTCATGGCCACCTCGACAACAACACATCCGGAAAGCTTCGGCGTGGTGACGGTAGCAAACAATAAGATCACCTCGCTGGAAGAAAAATCCCTTCACCCAAAATCAAATATCATTAACGCCGGGGCATATCTCTTCGATGCTGAAATATTTGCCGTCCTAAAAAAACTTTCACTGTCAACCCGGGGGGAGTATGAACTGACCGATGCTTTGACCGATTATATCGGTGATGGAAAACTTACCGCGTATCCATTGTCCGTCTGGATGGATGTGGGCTATCCCTGGGATATGCTGACGGCAAACGAACATCTCCTTGAGCGTATTTCGAGCGAATTAAACGGAACGATTGAAGAAAACGTGATAGTAAAAGGTCAGCTGATTCTTGGAAAAGGATCGGTCGTCAAATCAGGAACATACATCGAAGGTCCCTGTATTATCGGCGAAAACACCGTTGTCGGTCCAAATGCCTACCTTCGCCCGGGAACGACGGTTGGAAACAACTGTCACATCGGTCACGCCGTCGAGATCAAAAATTCCATCATCTTTGATGATACAAAAGTCCCGCATTACAATTATATCGGCGACAGCGTGATTGGAAGCGGATGCAACTTCGGCGCCGGCACAAAGATCGCAAACCTTCGTCATGACCATGGTCCGGTAAAGGTAGGCGGAAGATCAACCGGCAGAAAGAAATTTGGGGCAGTCATTGGGGACGATGTACTGTTTGGGATCAATTGTTCCGTAAACACCGGGTCTTCGATCGGCAGCGGGACGAGAGTCGCACCCCATACTCTTGTCACAGGGATGATCGAAGATAAAACGGTGGTGAAGTAA